The Paenibacillus sp. FSL R7-0345 DNA segment CGTATCCGCCTTCCTGATAGGCGGTCTGCACGTCATCACTGTACATCCATTCAATGAACTTCCAGGCTGCTTCCTTGTTGGCCGAATCCTTGCTCATCGCCAGATAGCTTCCGGAGATAACCTGGCTGACACCGTTCTGCTGGCCGTCGATGGTCGGCGGCAGCGCGGCTGCCCAGCGGATTTCGGTCGGGAACTGGGTTTTGTACACGCTTGGTTCTACAGAGTGGTTGAAGTACATGCCGATTTTGCCTTGAGCGAACTGTGCGCGCAGCGGGTCAATATCGAGCGACTCGGAGCCCGGCATCATGCTGCCGTCTTCAACGATCTGGCGCAGTGCCTCAAGGGTCTCCTTATACATACCGAAGTCGAATTGTCCGGTCTGGAAGTTGAAGCCCTCTTGTCCTTCGGTTTTGCTCAGGGTTGTAATCGGGTGGGCAATCCGCTCAAAGCCGCTGCCGCTCTTGAAGTTGCCGGCAAGTCCATAAGCGCCTTCAGCCTTGCCTGCCTCGGTAATCTTCTTGGCATCCTCAACCATTTCTGCCAGTGTAGTCGGCGGCTCGGTAATACCTGCTTTCTCGAACAGGTCAACGTTGTAGATCAGGCGCCAGAACTGGCCGATATTCGGCAGGGTGTAGATTTTGCCGTCAACTGTATTTTTTTCATTAATAAGAATGCTCTCGAACCGGCTCTTCATTTCCGGCGTAATGTACTCGTCAAAGGACTCAAGGTAGCCCTTCTTCACCCATGTCGGCACGTTACCTGTATCCACACGCAGAATATCCGGCGCCTGTTTACTTGAGAAAGCAATATCCACGGATTGGGCGTAGTTGTCAGCCATCACTTTAAATTCAATATCTACATCGGGATTGAGACCCTCATACTCACTAATCTTTTGTTCAATAAAATCGGAATCATGACGGTCAATCGACCAGTACACCAGCTTAGTCTGTTCAGCGGCTGTGTCGCCGCCTTCCGCCTCAGCATTTGTATTAGCAGATGATGAGCATCCGGCAAGCGCCCCCGCCAGCAGCAGCGAAGCACCGGTTAGCATCCATTGATTTCTTTTCATCTAAAAAACCTCCCTTTTATGTTTGTAATCGCATTCATTTCATATAAAAATTATAAAATGACTGCCCTGTTGTAAGTGAAGGGGAAAACAACTATTCAGGGGAGACGAAATCACTGTTTCCTCGCTGCACAGCCGAAGTGTATTTGGAGCGGAAGTCGGTGGGCGTCATGCCGGTATACTTTTTGAACAGCTCGGTAAAATAAGGCCGGTCCTCATAGCCCAGAGAGACAGCGATATCCTGCACCTGCATTCCTTCGAGCACCAGCTCTTTGGCCTTCTCCATTCTGCGGCTGATGATATACTGGGCCAGCGTCATGCCGATCTCCTTCTTGAACAGGTTGGAGAAATAACTGGGACTGAGGTGCAC contains these protein-coding regions:
- a CDS encoding sugar ABC transporter substrate-binding protein is translated as MKRNQWMLTGASLLLAGALAGCSSSANTNAEAEGGDTAAEQTKLVYWSIDRHDSDFIEQKISEYEGLNPDVDIEFKVMADNYAQSVDIAFSSKQAPDILRVDTGNVPTWVKKGYLESFDEYITPEMKSRFESILINEKNTVDGKIYTLPNIGQFWRLIYNVDLFEKAGITEPPTTLAEMVEDAKKITEAGKAEGAYGLAGNFKSGSGFERIAHPITTLSKTEGQEGFNFQTGQFDFGMYKETLEALRQIVEDGSMMPGSESLDIDPLRAQFAQGKIGMYFNHSVEPSVYKTQFPTEIRWAAALPPTIDGQQNGVSQVISGSYLAMSKDSANKEAAWKFIEWMYSDDVQTAYQEGGYGVSVIPSVAAAAKAPDIPGIEYFLPTKFDGIYPATPFGATEGRLEGTKKMDVFNRYIFTGGDLDKEIQDLNTRYNAALEKAVAAGDTTVEAQPDFSAADLQGSLVTE